A part of Astatotilapia calliptera chromosome 15, fAstCal1.2, whole genome shotgun sequence genomic DNA contains:
- the LOC113037479 gene encoding kunitz-type protease inhibitor 1-like: MSTRSSSSPLLLLVFALLRSGGAVDPHCEDEFRRGHEDFVLYAEDAVKQGAVMLATASFYSELECKRACCGQVHCNLALLEPSVPGEENRTCVLFNCVRRNRFACRFVTQSGYKSYVRDAVYRKYLAAPQKEGKKHPPVANAGRDVTIQPGETVMLNGTESVALSGAKIKDYRWSLERGDSSVKIEETNYPDQVQLSNLQTGSYVFKLTVNDSNGKSDDAKVTVLVLNPQQTSSYCQAPVKVGPCRAKFTRWRYNITKGVCEMFVFGGCIGNENNFLSEQECLSACRGVTVSSQRSVTLPAAEVCSSPCGPDQLTCGNGCCLDRSMECDNVKQCSDGSDESQCHQLNQTLSLLLDIDVNKKKVQCTEPPRTGPCRAKFPGWYYDPLDQKCHEFTYGGCDGNENNFPDDQTCREYCKEVGENDVFARGLFERFDKEVDDDSSSITLAVILSVAILSLLAILAYCFLRARKRRTHRPVNTGPTHEALSKEETSVYNSTTKPM; this comes from the exons ATGTCCAcgcgctcctcttcctcccccctcctcctcctcgttttCGCGCTCTTGCGGTCCGGGGGGGCGGTGGACCCGCACTGTGAGGACGAGTTCCGGCGCGGGCACGAGGACTTCGTGCTGTACGCGGAGGACGCGGTGAAGCAGGGCGCGGTCATGTTGGCCACCGCGAGCTTCTACTCCGAGCTCGAGTGCAAGCGCGCGTGTTGCGGGCAAGTGCACTGCAACCTGGCGTTGCTGGAGCCGAGCGTCCCCGGAGAGGAGAACCGCACGTGCGTGCTGTTCAACTGCGTGCGTAGGAATCGGTTCGCGTGCAGGTTCGTGACCCAGAGCGGGTACAAGAGCTACGTCAGAGACGCCGTGTACCGGAAGTACCTGGCAGCCCCCCAGAAAGAAG GTAAGAAGCATCCGCCCGTCGCCAACGCAGGCCGTGATGTCACCATTCAGCCTGGAGAGACTGTGATGCTCAACGGCACTGAGAGTGTGGCGCTGAGCGGCGCAAAAATTAAAGACTACCGCTGGAGTCTGGAGAGAGGAGACAGCAGTGTAAAGATAGAG GAGACCAATTATCCTGACCAGGTGCAGCTCTCCAACCTGCAGACAGGCTCGTATGTCTTCAAGCTGACGGTCAACGACTCCAACGGCAAATCAGATGATGCCAAGGTCACAGTCCTCGTTCTTAACCCACAACAGACCAGCT CATACTGTCAGGCTCCGGTGAAGGTCGGGCCGTGCCGCGCAAAATTTACTCGCTGGCGTTACAACATCACAAAGGGCGTCTGTGAGATGTTTGTGTTCGGAGGCTGTATAGGAAACGAGAACAACTTCCTGTCTGAACAAGAGTGTCTGTCTGCCTGCAGAGGAGTCACag TGTCATCGCAGAGGAGTGTTACTCTGCCCGCTGCAG agGTGTGCAGCTCGCCGTGCGGTCCTGATCAGCTAACCTGTGGCAACGGCTGCTGCCTGGACAGAAGTATGGAGTGTGACAACGTGAAGCAGTGCAGCGACGGATCAGACGAGAGCCAGTGCCACcaat tgaATCAGACCTTGAGCCTTCTTCTGGACATTGATGTGAACAAGAAGAaag TTCAGTGCACGGAGCCTCCCCGCACCGGTCCGTGCCGGGCCAAATTCCCCGGCTGGTACTATGACCCCCTGGACCAGAAGTGTCACGAGTTCACCTACGGTGGCTGTGACGGGAACGAAAACAACTTTCCAGACGATCAGACATGCAGAGAGTACTGCAAAGAAGTCGGCG AGAACGATGTGTTCGCCAGAGGTTTGTTTGAGCGCTTCGACAAGGAAGTAGACGACGACTCAA GTTCCATCACGCTCGCCGTGATCCTGTCGGTGGCCATCTTGTCTCTGCTGGCCATCCTGGCCTACTGCTTCCTGAGGGCCCGCAAGAGGCGCACACACAGGCCCGTCAACACGGGCCCCACCCACGAAGCACTGTCCAAGGAGGAGACGTCTGTTTATAACAGCACCACCAAGCCCATGTGA